From Phragmites australis chromosome 5, lpPhrAust1.1, whole genome shotgun sequence, a single genomic window includes:
- the LOC133919720 gene encoding homeobox-leucine zipper protein HOX16-like isoform X2 has translation MESGRLIFNTTGSGAGQMLFLDCGAGIPGGGMFHRGGRPVLGLEEGRGVKRPFFTSPDDLLEEEYYDEQLPEKKRRLTPEQVHLLERSFEEENKLEPERKTELARKLGLQPRQVAVWFQNRRARWKTKQLERDFECLKASFDALRAEHDAILQDNHCLRSQLQEKEAAEGAAVNATELLADAKASLAADADEQPAADAALEAQQVKSEDRLSTGSGGSSVVDADALLRAGGRLAAAVDSSVESYFPGGDDQFHDCAMGPLDHGAREFQSEEDDGAGSDEGCSYYADDPAAAAALFASHAHHHADDDDGQISWWMWND, from the exons ATGGAGTCGGGCCGGCTCATCTTCAACACGACGGGCTCCGGCGCGGGGCAGATGCTCTTCCTGGACTGCGGCGCGGGCATCCCTGGCGGCGGCATGTTCCATCGAG GCGGGAGACCGGTGCTCGGCCTGGAAGAAGGGCGCGGCGTAAAGCGGCCCTTCTTCACCTCCCCCGACGACCTTCTCGAGGAGGAGTACTACGACGAGCAGCTGCCGGAGAAGAAGCGCCGCCTCACCCCAGAGCAG GTGCATCTGCTGgagaggagcttcgaggaggagAACAAACTGGAGCCGGAGCGCAAGACGGAGCTGGCGCGCAAGCTGGGGCTGCAGCCGCGCCAGGTGGccgtctggttccagaaccgccgCGCCCGGTGGAAGACCAAGCAGCTCGAGCGCGACTTCGAGTGCCTCAAGGCTTCCTTCGACGCCCTCCGCGCCGAGCACGACGCCATCCTCCAGGACAACCACTGCCTCCGCTCGCAG CTGCaagagaaggaggcggcggagggcgcCGCCGTCAACGCCACGGAGTTGCTGGCAGACGCGAAGGCATCTCTGGCCGCCGACGCCGATGAGCAGCCGGCGGCGGACGCGGCGTTAGAGGCTCAGCAGGTGAAGTCCGAGGACAGGCTGAGCACGGGCAGCGGCGGGAGCTCAGTGGTTGACGCGGACGCGCTGCTCCGCGCCGGCGGCCGTCTCGCTGCCGCCGTGGACAGCAGCGTGGAGTCCTACTTCCCCGGCGGCGACGACCAGTTCCACGACTGCGCGATGGGTCCCTTGGACCACGGCGCAAGGGAATTCCagtcggaggaggacgacggcgcGGGCAGCGACGAGGGCTGCAGCTACTACGCCGACGaccccgccgctgccgccgccctcTTCGCCAGCCACGCCCACCACCAcgcggacgacgacgacggacAGATCAGCTGGTGGATGTGGAACGACTAG
- the LOC133919720 gene encoding homeobox-leucine zipper protein HOX16-like isoform X1 has product MESGRLIFNTTGSGAGQMLFLDCGAGIPGGGMFHRGGRPVLGLEEGRGVKRPFFTSPDDLLEEEYYDEQLPEKKRRLTPEQVHLLERSFEEENKLEPERKTELARKLGLQPRQVAVWFQNRRARWKTKQLERDFECLKASFDALRAEHDAILQDNHCLRSQVLSLTEKLQEKEAAEGAAVNATELLADAKASLAADADEQPAADAALEAQQVKSEDRLSTGSGGSSVVDADALLRAGGRLAAAVDSSVESYFPGGDDQFHDCAMGPLDHGAREFQSEEDDGAGSDEGCSYYADDPAAAAALFASHAHHHADDDDGQISWWMWND; this is encoded by the exons ATGGAGTCGGGCCGGCTCATCTTCAACACGACGGGCTCCGGCGCGGGGCAGATGCTCTTCCTGGACTGCGGCGCGGGCATCCCTGGCGGCGGCATGTTCCATCGAG GCGGGAGACCGGTGCTCGGCCTGGAAGAAGGGCGCGGCGTAAAGCGGCCCTTCTTCACCTCCCCCGACGACCTTCTCGAGGAGGAGTACTACGACGAGCAGCTGCCGGAGAAGAAGCGCCGCCTCACCCCAGAGCAG GTGCATCTGCTGgagaggagcttcgaggaggagAACAAACTGGAGCCGGAGCGCAAGACGGAGCTGGCGCGCAAGCTGGGGCTGCAGCCGCGCCAGGTGGccgtctggttccagaaccgccgCGCCCGGTGGAAGACCAAGCAGCTCGAGCGCGACTTCGAGTGCCTCAAGGCTTCCTTCGACGCCCTCCGCGCCGAGCACGACGCCATCCTCCAGGACAACCACTGCCTCCGCTCGCAG GTGTTGTCGTTGACCGAGAAGCTGCaagagaaggaggcggcggagggcgcCGCCGTCAACGCCACGGAGTTGCTGGCAGACGCGAAGGCATCTCTGGCCGCCGACGCCGATGAGCAGCCGGCGGCGGACGCGGCGTTAGAGGCTCAGCAGGTGAAGTCCGAGGACAGGCTGAGCACGGGCAGCGGCGGGAGCTCAGTGGTTGACGCGGACGCGCTGCTCCGCGCCGGCGGCCGTCTCGCTGCCGCCGTGGACAGCAGCGTGGAGTCCTACTTCCCCGGCGGCGACGACCAGTTCCACGACTGCGCGATGGGTCCCTTGGACCACGGCGCAAGGGAATTCCagtcggaggaggacgacggcgcGGGCAGCGACGAGGGCTGCAGCTACTACGCCGACGaccccgccgctgccgccgccctcTTCGCCAGCCACGCCCACCACCAcgcggacgacgacgacggacAGATCAGCTGGTGGATGTGGAACGACTAG